A genomic stretch from Doryrhamphus excisus isolate RoL2022-K1 chromosome 23, RoL_Dexc_1.0, whole genome shotgun sequence includes:
- the LOC131110524 gene encoding neuronal acetylcholine receptor subunit alpha-3-like — MNLTGKTSIVLRLVLVLLLAVQGCFASKAEDRLFRRLFRRYNQFIRPVENVSDPVTVEFEVSISQLVKVDEVNQIMETNLWLRHVWNDYKLRWAPVEYDGIEFIRVPSNKIWRPDIVLYNNAVGDFLVEDKTKALLKFDGTITWVPPAIFKSSCPMDITYFPFDYQNCSMKFGSWTYDKAKIDLVLIGSKVNLKDFWESGEWEIIDAPGYKHDIKYNCCEEIYPDITYSFYIRRLPLFYTINLIIPCLLISFLTVLVFYLPSDCGEKVTLCISVLLSLTVFLLVITETIPSTSLVIPLIGEYLLFTMIFVTLSIVITVFVLNVHYRTPMTHTMPEWVRSVFLGVLPKVMLMRRPLDQGGPSPASITVGTGGGGGNKKRKNSVGSGSGSVSVGGITGGVACPPLDGGAGGGASSAGGSMNCIEYGDVNRDMKRDLGRRCPYRGKEVPTPVPPTMAPPSSQGAQQRPPESELPKLPRALNAPSPVNAVVAFSVVSPEIKQAIESVKYIAENMRTRNKAKEVEDDWKYVAMVIDRIFLWVFVTVCVLGTLGLFLQPLISFFK, encoded by the exons ATGAATCTCACCGGGAAAACAAGCATCGTTCTCCGGCTGGTGCTGGTGCTCCTCCTCGCTGTGCAAG GCTGTTTTGCATCCAAAGCTGAGGACCGATTATTCCGCAGGTTATTCCGAAGGTACAACCAGTTCATCCGACCAGTGGAGAATGTGTCTGATCCGGTCACGGTGGAATTTGAGGTGTCCATATCTCAACTGGTCAAAGTG GATGAAGTCAATCAAATTATGGAAACAAATCTGTGGCTAAGACAT GTGTGGAACGACTACAAACTGCGATGGGCTCCTGTGGAGTACGACGGAATCGAGTTCATCCGAGTTCCATCCAATAAGATTTGGAGGCCTGACATCGTTTTGTACAACAA TGCTGTGGGGGATTTTCTGGTGGAGGACAAGACCAAGGCTCTGCTGAAATTTGATGGCACCATAACTTGGGTTCCTCCGGCTATTTTTAAATCCTCCTGCCCCATGGACATCACCTACTTCCCTTTTGACTACCAGAACTGCTCCATGAAGTTTGGCTCGTGGACCTACGACAAGGCCAAGATCGACCTGGTGCTCATCGGCTCAAAG GTGAACCTGAAAGACTTCTGGGAAAGCGGAGAGTGGGAGATCATCGACGCGCCCGGTTACAAGCACGACATCAAGTACAACTGCTGCGAGGAGATCTACCCGGACATCACCTACTCCTTCTACATCCGCCGCCTGCCGCTCTTCTACACCATCAACCTCATCATCCCCTGCCTCCTCATCTCCTTCCTCACCGTGCTGGTCTTCTACCTGCCCTCCGACTGCGGCGAGAAGGTCACCCTGTGCATCTCCGTCCTGCTGTCCCTCACCGTGTTCCTGCTGGTCATCACCGAGACCATCCCCTCCACGTCCCTGGTCATCCCGCTCATCGGCGAGTACCTCCTCTTCACCATGATCTTCGTCACGCTCAGCATCGTCATCACCGTCTTTGTGCTGAACGTGCACTACCGCACTCCCATGACTCACACCATGCCCGAGTGGGTCCGCTCCGTGTTCCTGGGGGTGCTGCCCAAAGTGATGCTGATGAGGCGGCCCCTCGACCAGGGTGGTCCGTCCCCCGCCAGCATCACCGTCGGGACCGGAGGCGGCGGAGGGAACAAAAAGAGGAAGAACAGCGTGGGAAGCGGATCAGGAAGCGTGAGTGTAGGCGGGATCACAGGAGGCGTGGCGTGCCCGCCGCTGGatggtggcgccggaggaggggCCTCCTCAGCGGGCGGCTCCATGAACTGCATCGAGTACGGCGACGTGAACCGTGACATGAAGCGGGATTTGGGCCGGAGGTGCCCCTACAGAGGCAAGGAGGTTCCGACGCCTGTCCCTCCCACGATGGCGCCCCCTTCATCTCAGGGCGCCCAGCAAAGGCCCCCCGAGTCGGAGCTGCCCAAACTCCCGAGGGCCCTGAACGCACCATCTCCGGTGAACGCCGTTGTGGCGTTCTCTGTGGTTTCACCTGAGATCAAGCAGGCCATCGAGAGTGTCAAGTACATCGCCGAGAACATGAGGACGCGCAACAAAGCCAAAGAG GTGGAAGACGATTGGAAGTACGTGGCCATGGTCATAGACAGGATCTTCCTGTGGGTCTTTGTGACGGTTTGTGTGCTGGGAACGCTGGGACTCTTCCTTCAGCCGCTCATCAGCTTCTTTAAATGA